In Rathayibacter sp. VKM Ac-2762, one DNA window encodes the following:
- a CDS encoding methyltransferase yields MPWGRLYFAVQALGGAAWWVAVALVPAVRIATLGSLDPVPVAALDLPLFVGASALAAAGIRWAAVTATAWTLLVAVALAVWATLTGEAGWGVVAMLAAAGGSVVAACLLLLGRVPTRWIASGPFTFRVATAGRRPGSHLAATLGQIAVFWGGALVVIPLVIAALEERWGVSLGAAPPAVVGVGVLLLVAASALGIWSGLTMSLLGDGTPLPIAMTNRLVIAGPYRWVRNPMAVAGIVQGAAVGLLLSSWLVVLYALLGAVVWNRAVRPLEEADLAVRFGADFERYRSRVRCWVPRRPEPLPRRG; encoded by the coding sequence ATGCCCTGGGGACGCCTCTACTTCGCCGTGCAGGCCCTCGGCGGCGCGGCCTGGTGGGTCGCCGTGGCGCTCGTCCCCGCCGTGCGGATCGCGACGCTCGGCAGCCTCGATCCCGTCCCTGTCGCGGCTCTCGACCTCCCGCTGTTCGTCGGCGCCTCCGCTCTGGCCGCGGCCGGGATCCGCTGGGCGGCCGTCACCGCGACGGCCTGGACGCTCCTCGTCGCGGTCGCCCTGGCCGTCTGGGCCACCCTGACGGGGGAGGCGGGCTGGGGCGTCGTCGCGATGCTCGCCGCGGCGGGCGGCTCCGTCGTGGCGGCGTGCCTGCTCCTGCTCGGCCGGGTGCCCACGCGCTGGATCGCCTCCGGTCCCTTCACCTTCCGCGTCGCGACCGCCGGCCGCCGGCCCGGATCGCACCTCGCCGCGACCCTCGGGCAGATCGCGGTGTTCTGGGGAGGCGCGCTGGTCGTCATCCCGCTGGTGATCGCCGCGCTGGAGGAGCGCTGGGGCGTGAGCCTCGGAGCGGCGCCGCCCGCGGTCGTCGGCGTCGGCGTCCTGCTGCTGGTCGCGGCGAGCGCGCTCGGGATCTGGTCGGGGCTCACGATGTCGCTCCTCGGCGACGGCACGCCGCTGCCGATCGCGATGACCAACCGGCTGGTGATCGCCGGCCCCTACCGCTGGGTCCGCAACCCGATGGCGGTCGCCGGCATCGTGCAGGGAGCGGCGGTCGGGCTGCTGCTCTCGTCGTGGCTGGTCGTGCTGTACGCGCTCCTCGGCGCCGTCGTCTGGAACCGGGCCGTGCGCCCGCTGGAGGAGGCGGACCTCGCCGTCCGCTTCGGCGCCGACTTCGAGCGCTACCGCTCGCGCGTCCGCTGCTGGGTGCCCCGCCGCCCGGAGCCGCTGCCGCGCCGGGGGTAG
- a CDS encoding low temperature requirement protein A, whose amino-acid sequence MPASPAHPLRVRMQPRAIDEAHRVSSPLELLVDLTFVVAIAQIAQQLAHATEEGHLAEGLLPFGMVFFAIWWAWMNFTWFASGYDTDDVPYRLLTLAQMAGVLVLAAGVPAGFEEGDYRAITIGYAIMRFALVSQWIRVAVSTPEHRTSAVRNAVGFSIVQVGWLLRLLLPEEVGVVSFLLLVVCELAVPLWAQRAGDANWHPHHVAERYGLFTIILLGEGVLAAVMGVQRAVTEAGVSTSLVLVAACGLVIVFALWWLSFSHPSGELLERRRGLSYRWGYAHFAAFAALAALGSGLEAAVAATAGHLEASDTVIGAAVAVPVAVFVLTLWAVHAPLGEHQPMPARLALPGVALALATPLVAGLLGVGGVLVALAAVSAGLVAAVVGRGRTAE is encoded by the coding sequence ATGCCCGCCTCCCCCGCGCACCCCCTCCGCGTGCGGATGCAGCCGCGCGCGATCGACGAGGCGCACCGCGTCTCGAGTCCGCTCGAGCTGCTCGTCGACCTGACCTTCGTCGTCGCGATCGCGCAGATCGCCCAGCAGCTCGCCCACGCCACCGAGGAGGGGCACCTCGCCGAGGGGCTCCTCCCCTTCGGCATGGTGTTCTTCGCGATCTGGTGGGCGTGGATGAACTTCACCTGGTTCGCGTCCGGGTACGACACCGACGATGTGCCGTACCGGCTGCTGACCCTCGCCCAGATGGCCGGCGTCCTGGTGCTCGCGGCGGGAGTGCCGGCCGGCTTCGAGGAGGGCGACTACCGGGCGATCACCATCGGCTACGCGATCATGCGGTTCGCGCTGGTGAGCCAGTGGATCCGCGTCGCCGTGTCCACTCCGGAGCACCGCACCTCCGCCGTGCGCAACGCCGTCGGCTTCTCGATCGTGCAGGTCGGCTGGCTGCTGCGGCTGCTCCTGCCCGAGGAGGTCGGAGTGGTGAGCTTCCTGCTCCTGGTCGTCTGCGAGCTGGCGGTGCCCCTCTGGGCGCAGCGGGCGGGGGATGCGAACTGGCATCCGCACCACGTCGCCGAGCGGTACGGGCTGTTCACGATCATCCTGCTCGGCGAGGGCGTCCTCGCGGCGGTGATGGGCGTGCAGCGCGCGGTGACGGAGGCGGGCGTCAGCACCTCGCTCGTGCTGGTCGCGGCCTGCGGGCTGGTGATCGTGTTCGCGCTGTGGTGGCTGTCGTTCTCGCATCCCTCCGGCGAGCTGCTGGAGCGGCGGCGCGGCCTCTCCTACCGCTGGGGCTACGCGCACTTCGCGGCGTTCGCGGCCCTCGCGGCGCTGGGATCCGGGCTGGAGGCGGCCGTCGCCGCGACCGCGGGCCACCTCGAGGCGTCCGACACGGTGATCGGCGCGGCCGTCGCGGTCCCGGTCGCGGTCTTCGTCCTGACCCTGTGGGCGGTGCACGCGCCGCTCGGCGAGCACCAGCCGATGCCCGCGCGCCTGGCGCTCCCCGGTGTCGCGCTGGCGCTCGCGACTCCGCTCGTGGCGGGACTGCTCGGCGTGGGCGGGGTTCTGGTCGCGCTGGCCGCGGTGTCGGCGGGGCTGGTCGCCGCGGTGGTGGGGCGCGGGCGCACCGCGGAGTGA